The following coding sequences lie in one Silene latifolia isolate original U9 population chromosome 5, ASM4854445v1, whole genome shotgun sequence genomic window:
- the LOC141654909 gene encoding uncharacterized protein LOC141654909 — MAGEQFDDDFYNKLEDLLRNRPTGSRTGGKAKPDEFKVTELPEFVGGTNPEDYLDWERKIDRLFDFKDLSDEKRCKYAILRLSKGASLWYEGLKARRSRAGKEKLASWESLKSKLRKRYVPVNHRLSIYRKVANLEQGRMSIAEYIDEFEKLILLGKLEESEEQKMSRFLRGLNRPIANSVELYPYEDFDGLCNLCVKIEAQGKSKSGGPNKEYSSTSGYSKPVFTPKTTPSSTPSNLNKTSNTPKSSESGKEISLSKVRCFKCQGFGHFQSSCPNRRVVTLREAREFRDDLAEEEERLGDVFKFDDGVEDEEEVEGYEAPAFDTILVLRSLQAQAELIDSDQREQLFHTKCRVNDKWCSVIIDSGSCTNVASDEMVTKLGLTTVTHPKPYALHWLNDGNKVKVTKQVRVGLSMGSYADEVLCDVIPMDACHVLLGRPWMFDRDVVHRGRSNEYELRDKGKIIVLKPMSSQDIRAMSTKKKKTTMLVKERDIEQAINQGEFVYFLLAKEETTSCKEWPKNSPVDGLLREFADVFPDSLPPGLPSIRGIEHQVDLIPGAALPNKAAYRCNPEESKELQRQINELMELGYVRESMSPCAVPVLLVPKKDGSWRMCVDSRAVNNITIKYRFPIPRLDDLLDELHGSKLFSKIDLLSGYHQIRMREGDEWKTAFKTKYGLYEWTVMPFGLTNAPSTFMRLMNEVLKAFLGKFVVVYLDDILIYSQNLEEHLKHLRLVFETLRKQKLYGKREKCCFLEEKVLFLGYVVSGEGVEVDQSKVEAIRSWPTPKTVTEVRSFLGLASFYRRFIRDFSTLASPMTECLKKGAFSWGTAAQNSFDLLKEKLCQAPVLALPDFTQPFELECDASGVGIGAVLRQGNRPVAFFSEKLGGARLKYCTYDKEFYAIVRALMFWSHYLRPNHFILHSDHESLKYINGQHNLSPRHAKWVEFLQAFHFSAK, encoded by the coding sequence ATGGCTGGTGAACAATTCGACGACGACTTTTACAATAAGCTTGAAGACTTATTGCGTAACAGGCCTACTGGGAGTCGTACTGGTGGGAAGGCCAAACCCGATGAGTTCAAGGTGACGGAATTGCCTGAATTCGTTGGAGGAACTAACCCGGAAGATTATCTGGATTGGGAAAGGAAAATCGATCGCTTGTTCGATTTTAAGGACCTCAGTGACGAGAAGAGATGCAAATATGCCATTCTACGATTGAGCAAAGGAGCATCGTTGTGGTACGAAGGGCTGAAGGCGAGACGGTCTCGCGCGGGGAAAGAAAAACTGGCATCTTGGGAGTCGTTGAAATCCAAATTAAGAAAAAGGTATGTACCGGTTAATCATAGATTGAGTATTTACCGAAAAGTTGCGAACTTAGAACAGGGGAGAATGAGTATAGCCGAATATATCGACGAATTTGAGAAATTAATTCTGTTAGGGAAATTAGAGGAGAGCGAGGAACAAAAGATGTCACGATTTCTTCGTGGATTAAACCGACCCATAGCCAATTCCGTCGAGTTGTACCCATATGAGGATTTCGATGGTCTTTGTAATTTATGTGTCAAAATAGAAGCCCAAGGGAAATCCAAGTCAGGGGGACCTAACAAAGAATACAGTAGCACCTCTGGTTATTCCAAACCCGTTTTCACTCCCAAAACAACACCTTCTTCCACCCCATCGAACTTGAACAAGACCTCGAACACACCAAAAAGTTCTGAGTCAGGAAAGGAAATTAGTTTGTCAAAGGTGCGGTGTTTTAAATGTCAGGGTTTCGGGCATTTTCAGAGTTCTTGTCCTAATAGGAGGGTAGTGACATTAAGAGAGGCTAGGGAGTTTCGGGATGATCTGGCCGAGGAAGAGGAGCGGCTGGGTGATGTGTTTAAATTTGATGATGGTGTCGAGGATGAAGAAGAGGTAGAGGGGTATGAGGCTCCGGCCTTCGACACAATACTAGTCCTGCGTTCTTTACAAGCCCAAGCCGAGTTGATTGATTCGGATCAACGAGAACAATTGTTTCATACCAAATGTCGGGTTAACGATAAATGGTGTAGTGTAATTATCGACAGTGGTAGTTGTACTAATGTGGCCTCGGATGAGATGGTCACGAAGCTCGGCTTGACCACCGTCACACACCCCAAGCCATACGCACTCCATTGGCTAAATGATGGCAATAAAGTGAAAGTGACGAAACAGGTTCGGGTAGGTTTGTCAATGGGCTCCTATGCGGACGAAGTACTTTGTGACGTGATACCGATGGACGCTTGTCACGTGTTGTTGGGGCGGCCGTGGATGTTTGACAGGGATGTGGTGCACCGGGGTAGAAGCAATGAGTACGAATTGAGAGATAAAGGAAAAATAATCGTCCTAAAACCCATGTCATCCCAAGACATCCGAGCTATGAGTACCAAAAAGAAGAAGACTACTATGTTGGTGAAGGAGCGGGATATTGAGCAGGCTATCAATCAAGGCGAGTTTGTTTATTTTCTCTTAGCCAAGGAGGAAACGACTTCCTGCAAAGAGTGGCCAAAGAACAGTCCGGTCGATGGTTTGTTGCGAGAATTTGCGGATGTATTTCCCGACTCTTTACCACCAGGGTTACCTTCTATTAGAGGGATCGAACATCAAGTCGACCTTATTCCCGGGGCAGCATTGCCTAACAAGGCCGCGTATAGGTGTAATCCGGAAGAGTCGAAAGAGCTTCAAAGGCAAATTAATGAATTAATGGAGCTCGGGTATGTTCGGGAGAGTATGAGTCCTTGTGCCGTACCGGTGTTGCTCGTGCCAAAGAAGGACGGTTCGTGGCGAATGTGTGTCGATTCGAGGGCGGTAAATAATATCACCATTAAATACCGTTTCCCTATACCACGGCTTGATGATTTATTGGATGAACTACATGGCTCTAAATTATTTTCGAAGATCGACCTACTGAGCGGTTACCATCAAATCAGAATGCGTGAAGGGGACGAGTGGAAGACCGCTTTTAAAACTAAATACGGGTTGTATGAGTGGACCgtgatgcctttcggtctcaccAATGCCCCAAGTACATTCATGCGGTTGATGAATGAAGTATTAAAAGCATTTTTGGGTAAGTTCGTGGTGGTCTACCTTGATGATATTTTGATTTATAGTCAGAACTTGGAGGAGCATCTTAAGCATCTCAGGTTGGTTTTCGAGACTCTTAGGAAGCAAAAATTGTATGGGAAACGCGAGAAGTGTTGCTTCTTGGAGGAAAAGGTATTGTTCTTGGGTTATGTGGTCTCGGGTGAAGGAGTGGAGGTTGATCAGTCCAAGGTGGAAGCAATTCGTTCTTGGCCGACTCCTAAAACAGTCACGGAGGTAAGATCTTTTTTGGGCCTTGCTTCTTTTTATCGACGGTTTATTCGGGATTTTAGTACTCTAGCAAGTCCAATGACGGAATGTCTTAAGAAAGGGGCATTTTCATGGGGTACTGCAGCCCAAAATTCATTTGATTTGTTGAAAGAGAAATTGTGTCAGGCTCCCGTTTTAGCGTTACCCGATTTTACACAACCTTTCGAActtgagtgtgatgctagtggggTGGGTATCGGGGCCGTCCTAAGGCAAGGAAATCGACCAGTAGCTTTTTTTTCGGAGAAGTTAGGAGGTGCCCGGTTGAAGTATTGCACTTACGACAAAGAATTTTACGCCATTGTTAGAGCACTCATGTTTTGGAGTCATTATTTGCGTCCAAATCATTTCATTTTACATTCCGATCATGAGTCCTTGAAATATATTAATGGTCAACACAATTTGAGTCCTCGCCATGCCAAGTGGGTCGAGTTTTTGCAAGCTTTTCATTTCTCCGCTAAGTAA
- the LOC141654910 gene encoding uncharacterized protein LOC141654910, producing the protein MALGHRSQDGRLLQVAKGSEIPGLTYSAAKRKATGSYGDHPETSYRVSQSNLPPVTFDETDIESGAEQHDDALTITLSIGNCTVRKALVDTGSSMNLIMLETLKTMGFDKENLIKKFVPLVGFSGETAHSVGEITIPTYIEGFNKLVRYLVIEGPTTYNVILGRPWLHQIKAVPSTYHQCLKFPTPWGTVTVKEDREESRNCYAQALKATTKLPS; encoded by the exons ATGGCATTAGGACATAGGTCACAGGACGGAAGACTGCTACAGGTTGCGAAAGGAAGTGAAATTCCAG GTTTGACATATTCCGCTGCCAAAAGGAAAGCCACCGGAAGTTATGGGGATCATCCTGAAACTTCATACAGAGTAAGCCAGAGCAATTTACCCCCAGTAACTTTCGACGAGACTGACATAGAAAGCGGTGCAGAGCAACACGACGATGCCCTAACTATAACATTATCCATTGGCAATTGCACCGTACGAAAAGCGTTAGTGGATACGGGGAGCTCTATGAATCTCATCATGCTCGAAACCCTCAAAACCATGGGTTTTGATAAAGAGAACCTGATAAAGAAATTTGTGCCCCTGgtgggattcagtggtgaaactgCGCATTCGGTGGGTGAGATAACCATCCCAACATATATTGAAGGATTTAATAAACTAGTGAGATACTTAGTCATCGAGGGTCCAACCACCTACAACGTGATACTAGGAAGACCGTGGCTGCATCAGATTAAGGCGGTGCCTTCAACATATCATCAGTGTCTCAAGTTTCCAACACCATGGGGCACGGTTACAGTAAAAGAAGATCGAGAGGAATCCAGAAACTGCTACGCCCAAGCCCTCAAGGCTACAACCAAGCTCCCCTCATAG
- the LOC141654911 gene encoding uncharacterized protein LOC141654911 — MRKPELSGRMTKWSVHLSGYDLQFEPRTAIKSQALADFVSDFCPATRGEAEEGMLTMMGSQDSEILTLYIDRASNARGASVGLVLRSPKGDLIVQAIRCEFKATNNEAEYEALILGMQMASGLKVPRDQNVEADALATLGATFQPTELSNIPITHVLTPAIQKEPDHNPVKQDVRMQYTQGARTLVSTVGQQDADWRVPYLNWLRDGTLPEDKKEAQSFRIKASRYIMNDNILFRKSLAGPCLRCLSKEEAETVLQDVHGGECGNHAGGRSLSNKTLRQGYFWPTMRADAVNHAKRLGKLPRAPGNRVYMLVMTDYFSKWIEAEAMTEVKERQVISFIKRNIISRFGIPSEIICDNGSQFISDNTEGFCARWNITLRKSAPRYRQTNGQAESSNKIIVENLRKRLEELGGKWADELPWYSGQTGQHRKWQQAKLRLALYTEQRQ, encoded by the exons atgaggaagcctgaactttcGGGCAGAATGACTAAATGGTCAGTACATCTTAGTGGGTATGACTTGCAATTTGAACCCAGAACGGCGATAAAATCCCAAGCCCTAGCAGATTTCGTCTCTGACTTCTGCCCTGCTACCCGTGGGGAAGCAGAAGAAGGAATGCTGACAATGATGGGGAGTCAGGATAGCGAGATATTGACCCTATACATTGACAGAGCCTCGAATGCAAGGGGAGCCAGTGTGGGTTTGGTCCTTCGATCACCCAAGGGTGACCTGATAGTACAAGCTATTaggtgtgaattcaaggcaaccaacaacgaAGCCGAGTATGAAGCCCTTATACTTGGAATGCAGATGGCATCGGGGCTTAAA GTGCCACGGGATCAGAACGTGGAGGCAGACGCCCTGGCAACGTTGGGGGCAACCTTCCAGCCTACAGAACTATCAAACATACCTATCACACATGTGTTGACCCCAGCAATACAGAAGGAGCCAGATCACAATCCGGTGAAACAGGATGTACGCATGCAGTATACGCAGGGAGCCAGGACGCTGGTTTCTACAGTAGGACAGCAGGATGCAGATTGGAGGGTCCCATACCTAAATTGGCTAAGGGATGGGACACTCCCTGAAGACAAAAAGGAAGCACAGAGTTTCAGGATAAAGGCTTCCAGGTATATCATGAATGATAACATTCTCTTTAGAAAGTCATTGGCAGGACCATGCCTCAGGTGCTTGAGCAAAGAGGAAGCAGAAACAGTGCTGCAGGATGTACACGGCGGAGAATGCGGGAACCATGCTGGAGGACGAAGTCTGTCAAACAAAACTTTGAGACAGGGGtatttctggcccaccatgcgcgCAGATGCCGTGAATCATGCCAAACGAT tgggTAAGCTGCCCAGAGCTCCAGGAAACAGAGTATATATGCTagttatgactgattacttctcaaaGTGGATTGAAGCAGAGGCAATGACAGAGGTAAAAGAACGGCAGGTGATCTCCTTCATCAAGCGCAACATCATAAGCAGATTTGGGATACCATCTGAAATCATATGCGACAATGGATCCCAGTTCATATCAGATAACACCGAGGGCTTCTGTGCACGATGGAACATAACATTGAGAAAGTCAGCCCCCAGATATCGGCAAACCAATGGCCAAGCCGAGTCCAGTAACAAAATCATTGTGGAGAACCTCAGAAAACGGCTGGAGGAGTTGGGGGGAAAATGGGCAGATGAACTACCTTGGTACTCTGGTCAGACAGGACAACACCGAAAATGGCAACAGGCCAAACTCCGTTTAGCCTTGTATACGGAGCAGAGGCAGTAA